A window of the Bdellovibrio sp. ZAP7 genome harbors these coding sequences:
- a CDS encoding VOC family protein translates to MDFIGHISFSVSDFQKSLAFYDAVLGELGHQRMYTAASGAGWGRSVGREFFEIKKRVEKASAPSEGFHLAFHANKKEEVHRFYEQALKHGGRDNGAPGPRPDYGTDYYAAFVIDPDGYELEVKLFV, encoded by the coding sequence ATGGATTTTATTGGTCACATATCATTTTCTGTCTCAGATTTTCAAAAATCTCTAGCGTTTTACGATGCAGTACTGGGCGAGCTTGGACATCAACGAATGTATACCGCTGCTTCAGGGGCAGGTTGGGGTAGATCTGTAGGAAGAGAGTTTTTCGAGATCAAAAAACGCGTTGAAAAGGCAAGCGCACCGAGTGAAGGTTTTCATTTGGCTTTTCATGCTAACAAAAAAGAGGAAGTTCATCGATTTTATGAACAGGCTCTGAAGCATGGAGGCCGAGACAATGGAGCTCCTGGGCCTCGCCCTGATTACGGAACAGACTACTACGCAGCTTTTGTCATTGATCCTGATGGCTATGAGCTTGAAGTAAAATTATTCGTGTAG
- a CDS encoding tRNA-uridine aminocarboxypropyltransferase yields MTLERKRKTKDPCPVCFLNKSRCVCAFIPKLDLKTRLCLVVHAKELKRTTNTGRLAIEALVNSEMRIRGADQNALDLSDLLTPEYRTVMFYPSDDARELTAEFVAEDPRPIQLIVPDGNWRQASKVHYRHHELKDVPRVMIKTPNQSPVHMRAENTPEGMATLQAIAEAIGIIEGEAAKEPLMKLYRVKLEGTLQGRGIKPDHF; encoded by the coding sequence ATGACTCTAGAACGTAAAAGAAAGACCAAAGACCCTTGCCCCGTCTGCTTTTTAAACAAAAGCCGCTGTGTCTGTGCGTTCATTCCTAAATTAGACCTAAAAACCCGCCTTTGCCTGGTCGTACATGCCAAAGAGCTCAAACGCACAACCAACACCGGCAGACTGGCGATTGAAGCCTTGGTGAACAGCGAAATGCGCATTCGCGGAGCCGATCAAAATGCTTTGGACTTGAGTGATTTGCTGACGCCGGAGTATCGCACCGTCATGTTTTATCCTTCAGATGATGCCAGGGAATTGACGGCAGAGTTTGTCGCCGAAGATCCCCGCCCCATTCAATTGATTGTTCCGGATGGAAACTGGCGCCAGGCCAGTAAAGTTCACTATCGTCATCATGAGTTAAAAGATGTCCCGCGAGTGATGATCAAAACACCAAACCAGTCACCAGTACACATGCGCGCAGAAAACACTCCGGAAGGTATGGCGACTTTGCAAGCCATTGCGGAAGCTATCGGAATTATCGAAGGCGAAGCTGCCAAAGAACCTTTGATGAAACTTTACCGCGTAAAACTTGAAGGCACGCTTCAAGGCCGCGGCATAAAGCCTGATCATTTCTGA
- a CDS encoding ABC transporter permease, whose product MAKAKIDFLSRIKGIWVPILAIAIWELVVRIGWVNPQVLPAPSAVIVRWYQYLMPQEAYDPASGVSRFSWMFSGELVHDLWASFYRVILGCVIGGVLALPLGLLMGASQKVYDYFNPLVQVLRPIPPIAYIPLAILWFGLGNPPAVFLIALGAFFPILMNTIVGVRAVDSIYIRAARNLGAGSFLMFRKVIVPAAMPYILSGIRIGIGTGFICMIVAEMIAVNSGLGYRILEAREYFWSDKIIAGMFSIGLLGLAIDTVVDKLNNYLLRWHRGLE is encoded by the coding sequence ATGGCTAAGGCTAAAATAGATTTCCTATCGCGTATCAAAGGGATTTGGGTGCCAATACTTGCCATCGCCATTTGGGAGCTGGTGGTCCGTATTGGGTGGGTGAACCCGCAAGTTCTTCCGGCCCCCTCGGCGGTGATCGTTCGTTGGTACCAATACCTGATGCCCCAAGAAGCCTATGATCCTGCTTCAGGAGTTTCCAGATTTTCCTGGATGTTTTCTGGCGAACTGGTTCACGATTTGTGGGCCAGCTTTTATCGTGTGATCCTGGGATGTGTGATTGGCGGAGTTTTAGCGTTGCCACTGGGTCTATTGATGGGAGCAAGCCAAAAGGTTTACGATTACTTTAATCCTTTGGTTCAAGTGCTTCGTCCTATTCCCCCGATTGCCTACATTCCGCTTGCGATCTTGTGGTTCGGTTTGGGAAATCCTCCGGCAGTATTCCTGATTGCTTTGGGAGCTTTCTTTCCGATTCTAATGAACACCATCGTGGGAGTGCGCGCCGTGGATTCTATCTATATCCGTGCAGCTCGTAACTTAGGTGCGGGATCTTTTTTAATGTTTAGAAAAGTCATCGTACCTGCAGCCATGCCGTACATTCTAAGTGGCATACGTATCGGTATCGGAACGGGATTTATCTGTATGATCGTTGCAGAAATGATCGCTGTAAACTCCGGTCTTGGTTACCGCATTCTGGAAGCTCGTGAATATTTCTGGTCTGATAAAATTATTGCAGGGATGTTCTCGATCGGTTTGTTGGGGCTTGCGATCGATACGGTGGTGGATAAATTGAACAACTACTTGCTCCGTTGGCACCGAGGTCTTGAATAA
- the rpe gene encoding ribulose-phosphate 3-epimerase codes for MVAPSILSADFANLEKEVKAIAAAGADWAHVDVMDGHFVPNLTIGIPVVKALKKVSPIPLDVHLMITEPEKYVADFIKAGADYLTIHVEATKDPASVLRQITALGAKAGITLRPGTSIDTVIPLLNLCDLVLVMTVEPGFGGQSFMHGQIAKISRLRQEISKQNLNCLIEVDGGINAETAKLCNEADVFVAGSYVFSQDYKKAIASLR; via the coding sequence ATGGTTGCCCCTTCGATTCTGTCCGCGGACTTTGCAAACCTTGAAAAAGAGGTGAAAGCAATCGCCGCTGCCGGAGCAGACTGGGCCCATGTTGATGTGATGGACGGTCACTTCGTTCCAAATCTGACAATCGGTATTCCGGTTGTGAAAGCCCTTAAAAAAGTTTCTCCGATTCCTTTAGATGTTCATTTGATGATCACTGAACCTGAAAAATACGTGGCGGATTTCATCAAAGCCGGCGCTGATTATTTGACGATCCATGTGGAAGCAACAAAAGATCCCGCATCGGTTCTTCGCCAAATCACGGCGTTGGGTGCAAAGGCGGGGATCACTCTGCGTCCTGGAACTTCGATCGATACGGTTATTCCATTGCTAAATCTGTGCGATTTGGTTTTGGTGATGACGGTGGAACCTGGATTCGGTGGTCAGTCTTTCATGCACGGGCAGATCGCCAAGATCTCTCGCTTGCGCCAAGAAATTTCCAAACAAAACCTAAACTGCCTGATCGAAGTCGACGGTGGTATCAACGCCGAAACAGCCAAGCTTTGCAACGAAGCCGACGTCTTCGTCGCCGGCAGCTACGTCTTCAGTCAAGACTACAAAAAAGCCATCGCTTCCCTCAGGTAA
- a CDS encoding amylovoran biosynthesis protein AmsF, with amino-acid sequence MQRRQVLQSVGSSLVTALSLATISRTAEAAVLPPSLAQGDIGSVAELRTTKPSANGAKMTVRSYHSGLNVGGGDFIGYLSSGTDDGGTVFAGSGFYWRRVINDPNNLTVFDFGAKADGKTDALPAVRAMFDWSKANYPTLGIQFPAGTFFMSGFNFGAAEIPFFRMAGANVNFGYFAGTTLLSDGATSSLIKVNARRVELSNLVFKGQADTKPNYQGFFDNICTGGQFFRGSCLRFDKVGGASISLLDTLDCKIDQFYASACQNDVIRARWSGRAAGNWDHSTAIELSNFNLQNCKSGKVLNLPRCTQSLIYNGWIEHCTNPGDISNGQWILDAFSIEDCENPLNARWSRLNSRQINLQSGSSIDNSMQGTDPSRWLSAWEMGSSRVESFGAAFDGSLKYNFLTSRFRLSNDTGQATWFQLGNFFTPNMGDSWEIELFGQTQYGNGSDTQVLMNPVNGKTTGGRAVIHMQHKTDKLAEASWSAEGNSPVQEVRIVQRSATDTRVFVKIANWTPIVMVLMKTNGKDRFMAGQCIRFDAVMTAETPPSNSLVAPQRFSLHNGKAGIGGNEQGDLLMASRVLTASQVDTSKAKGYLSVVINGEQVAIPYFDVK; translated from the coding sequence ATGCAAAGAAGACAAGTCTTGCAATCCGTTGGCAGCTCTTTGGTTACTGCTCTATCACTTGCTACTATTTCCAGAACTGCTGAGGCAGCAGTTTTGCCACCAAGTTTGGCTCAAGGAGACATCGGGTCCGTAGCAGAGCTGCGCACTACAAAACCCTCAGCTAATGGCGCTAAGATGACAGTAAGAAGCTATCATTCGGGGCTTAACGTTGGTGGTGGCGACTTTATCGGTTATTTATCAAGTGGAACAGATGATGGCGGGACTGTCTTTGCTGGCAGTGGCTTTTATTGGCGTCGTGTGATCAATGATCCCAACAATCTGACGGTGTTTGATTTTGGTGCAAAGGCCGACGGTAAAACTGATGCATTACCGGCAGTCAGAGCGATGTTTGATTGGTCAAAAGCTAACTATCCCACACTTGGCATTCAGTTTCCTGCGGGCACGTTTTTTATGTCAGGTTTTAATTTTGGAGCAGCAGAAATACCATTCTTCCGTATGGCGGGAGCGAACGTAAATTTCGGTTATTTCGCGGGGACGACGTTGCTTTCGGATGGAGCTACGAGTTCTTTGATTAAAGTAAATGCGCGCAGGGTAGAGCTTTCAAATCTGGTCTTCAAGGGACAGGCTGATACAAAACCAAATTACCAAGGGTTCTTTGATAATATTTGTACTGGTGGACAGTTTTTCCGAGGCTCCTGTTTGCGCTTTGATAAAGTAGGGGGCGCTTCTATAAGTCTTTTGGATACTCTAGATTGCAAAATTGACCAATTTTACGCAAGTGCCTGTCAAAATGATGTGATCAGAGCCCGTTGGTCAGGGCGAGCAGCTGGAAATTGGGATCACAGCACTGCGATTGAACTTTCCAATTTCAATTTGCAAAACTGTAAAAGCGGCAAGGTTTTAAACTTGCCACGCTGTACTCAGTCGCTAATTTATAATGGGTGGATCGAGCACTGTACTAATCCAGGAGATATCTCCAACGGACAATGGATTCTTGATGCATTCAGTATTGAAGACTGTGAGAACCCGTTGAATGCGCGTTGGTCGCGCTTGAATTCGCGTCAGATTAATTTGCAATCTGGAAGCAGTATTGACAATTCCATGCAAGGCACTGACCCTAGCCGCTGGTTGAGTGCTTGGGAGATGGGTTCATCAAGAGTTGAGTCCTTTGGTGCCGCTTTCGACGGAAGTCTGAAATATAATTTCCTTACTTCACGTTTTAGACTTAGCAACGATACTGGTCAGGCGACTTGGTTTCAGTTGGGAAATTTCTTTACGCCTAACATGGGAGATAGTTGGGAAATTGAATTATTTGGTCAAACACAGTACGGCAACGGTAGTGACACTCAGGTACTAATGAATCCGGTTAATGGGAAAACCACTGGCGGGCGCGCTGTCATTCACATGCAACACAAAACGGATAAGTTGGCAGAGGCGAGTTGGTCAGCAGAAGGAAATTCTCCGGTGCAGGAAGTGCGAATTGTGCAACGATCTGCTACAGATACTAGAGTATTCGTGAAGATTGCGAACTGGACGCCAATTGTTATGGTGTTAATGAAGACTAACGGTAAGGATCGCTTTATGGCTGGGCAATGCATACGCTTTGACGCCGTCATGACAGCTGAAACTCCTCCGAGTAACAGTCTAGTAGCTCCTCAGCGCTTTAGTTTGCACAATGGAAAAGCCGGAATCGGTGGCAACGAGCAGGGTGATTTGTTGATGGCGTCGCGAGTTCTAACTGCTTCGCAGGTCGACACAAGCAAAGCCAAAGGCTATTTGTCTGTGGTGATCAATGGTGAACAAGTCGCCATTCCTTATTTTGATGTGAAGTAA
- a CDS encoding outer membrane beta-barrel protein, translated as MMKKMWLVLALFLGLSGTAHAGVMIEPYLGFEMGKFTDNNPDAKTELVNMGARLAWTTPVMLWLGLDYNLGVSGNYKPDSGSNETMKRNTLFAVAGIDLPILLRGWVGYGVTSELKMDGGSNAKYTGNPIKIGVGFTALPFISLNLEYINENINKVETNSGTDNSPDNKASSYMLSVSLPLHF; from the coding sequence ATGATGAAAAAAATGTGGCTCGTTCTGGCTTTGTTCTTGGGACTATCGGGCACAGCGCACGCTGGCGTTATGATTGAACCATATTTGGGTTTTGAGATGGGTAAATTCACTGACAACAATCCAGATGCAAAAACAGAGTTGGTCAACATGGGGGCGCGTCTTGCTTGGACTACTCCTGTCATGTTGTGGCTTGGTTTGGATTACAACTTGGGTGTGAGCGGTAACTACAAACCTGATTCAGGTTCTAACGAAACAATGAAGCGTAATACATTGTTTGCTGTGGCTGGTATCGACCTTCCGATCTTGCTTAGAGGTTGGGTTGGTTATGGTGTAACGAGTGAATTGAAAATGGATGGCGGCTCTAACGCGAAATACACTGGCAACCCGATCAAAATTGGTGTGGGTTTCACAGCTCTTCCGTTCATTTCTTTAAATCTTGAGTACATCAACGAAAACATCAACAAAGTTGAAACTAACAGTGGTACGGACAACAGCCCAGACAACAAAGCAAGCTCTTATATGTTGTCAGTTTCCTTGCCTCTTCACTTCTAA
- a CDS encoding GNAT family N-acetyltransferase: MVELKPTELKGYRIQLRSLKKGDAVPLFHHYFGSTSSSKFLARQPYKSIEQVDDFLNQWTQNAWSSAGSPFAWVIADIVASEPIGIFLVFPKMQEVEIHYGISEMHAGHGYASEACDLATTWLLDQKGIELVQTAVDVEHFATQRVLEKSGFQKKEILKNRLVLPAFGPESRDAILYQKNKLALAK; encoded by the coding sequence ATGGTTGAATTGAAACCAACGGAATTGAAAGGATACAGAATCCAACTTCGCTCCTTAAAAAAAGGGGATGCAGTTCCGTTGTTCCATCACTATTTTGGCTCCACATCGTCCTCTAAATTCCTCGCACGCCAACCTTATAAGTCCATTGAACAGGTGGACGATTTTCTAAATCAGTGGACGCAAAACGCTTGGAGTTCGGCTGGGAGTCCGTTTGCATGGGTCATTGCAGATATTGTTGCGTCGGAACCCATCGGCATCTTTCTGGTATTCCCGAAAATGCAAGAAGTTGAAATTCACTATGGAATCTCAGAAATGCACGCGGGTCACGGATACGCATCTGAAGCTTGTGATCTAGCTACAACTTGGCTGCTTGATCAGAAAGGAATTGAACTTGTTCAGACTGCTGTTGACGTCGAACATTTTGCGACGCAAAGGGTTCTAGAAAAATCAGGATTTCAGAAAAAAGAAATTCTAAAGAATCGACTGGTACTACCGGCTTTTGGACCAGAATCTCGCGATGCAATTTTATATCAAAAAAATAAGTTAGCTTTGGCCAAGTAA
- the hutH gene encoding histidine ammonia-lyase, whose product MQLTGENITIENLYKAAHTPSTKVELADSARAAMKKSRDYIEGRISGGEVMYGVNTGFGAFSSVRISDSEIEQLQRNLIRSHSMGIGAPFTKTETRAMMILRANALAKGHSGIRPTVVDKILEFLNNDIIPVVPSQGSVGASGDLAPLSHLALTIIGEGEAWGADGKPVHVKELLEKKKITALELKAKEGLSMINGCQVMTSIGLLSLWEARRLLWIADLAGAMTVEGMRGSRKPFDPLIQASRPHAGEGKTGRNLIKLMGESSEIGDSHLHEHQDHRVQDAYSLRCMPAVHGAAKDGIRHAVKVLEIEANSSTDNPLVFADANKVLSCGNFHGMPVAHAMDFAGIVISSQASISECRISKLISTQMSDLPPFLTPNGGLNSGHMIVQVAAASLVSENKVLAHPASVDSIPTSAEKEDHVSMGTIAARKFAQILRNAEHVVAMELLSGAQAIDLIAPLKPSAAVKAVHDHIRKTVPFAKEDRIFHKDVEAIKAMMISGELMNIVEKTVGELEW is encoded by the coding sequence ATGCAACTTACCGGTGAAAACATCACTATTGAAAACCTTTATAAAGCCGCGCACACACCATCCACGAAAGTGGAGTTGGCGGACTCAGCTCGCGCTGCGATGAAAAAGTCCCGTGACTATATCGAAGGCCGTATTTCCGGTGGCGAAGTAATGTACGGTGTGAACACTGGTTTTGGTGCTTTCTCTTCAGTGCGCATTTCTGATTCTGAAATTGAACAACTGCAAAGAAACTTGATCCGTTCTCACTCCATGGGGATCGGGGCTCCTTTCACAAAAACTGAAACACGCGCGATGATGATCTTGCGTGCGAATGCTTTGGCTAAGGGTCATAGCGGTATTCGTCCGACAGTTGTTGATAAAATTTTGGAATTTTTGAACAACGACATCATCCCGGTTGTGCCATCTCAGGGTTCTGTGGGCGCATCGGGTGACTTGGCGCCACTGTCTCACTTGGCTTTGACTATCATCGGTGAGGGTGAGGCTTGGGGAGCTGATGGCAAACCAGTTCACGTGAAAGAATTATTAGAAAAGAAAAAAATCACAGCTCTTGAATTGAAGGCCAAAGAAGGTCTTTCCATGATCAATGGTTGTCAGGTGATGACTTCCATCGGTTTGCTTTCTTTGTGGGAAGCGCGCCGCTTGTTGTGGATCGCGGACCTTGCGGGAGCCATGACTGTTGAAGGGATGAGAGGTTCCAGAAAACCTTTCGATCCATTGATTCAAGCCAGCCGTCCTCACGCGGGTGAAGGTAAAACAGGTCGCAATCTTATCAAGCTTATGGGGGAGTCGAGTGAAATCGGCGACAGCCATTTGCATGAACACCAAGATCACCGCGTTCAGGATGCATACTCTCTTCGTTGTATGCCAGCGGTTCACGGTGCTGCGAAAGATGGTATCCGTCACGCCGTTAAAGTTTTGGAAATCGAAGCAAACTCTTCGACAGACAATCCGTTGGTATTCGCTGATGCGAACAAAGTTCTTTCTTGCGGTAACTTCCACGGTATGCCCGTGGCACACGCGATGGATTTTGCAGGTATCGTAATTTCTTCTCAAGCAAGCATTTCTGAGTGCCGTATTTCTAAATTGATCTCGACACAAATGAGTGACCTTCCTCCGTTCTTAACACCAAACGGTGGTTTAAATTCCGGTCACATGATCGTGCAAGTGGCAGCAGCTTCATTGGTAAGTGAAAACAAAGTTTTGGCACATCCAGCGTCAGTGGATTCAATCCCGACATCTGCTGAAAAAGAAGACCACGTTTCCATGGGAACCATTGCAGCAAGAAAATTTGCACAAATCCTAAGAAACGCAGAACACGTGGTAGCGATGGAATTGCTTTCTGGTGCGCAAGCGATTGACTTGATCGCTCCACTAAAACCATCCGCAGCTGTTAAAGCTGTGCATGATCACATCAGAAAAACAGTTCCGTTCGCAAAAGAAGACCGTATCTTCCATAAAGACGTTGAAGCTATCAAAGCGATGATGATCTCTGGGGAACTAATGAACATCGTCGAAAAAACAGTGGGTGAACTAGAGTGGTAA
- a CDS encoding NUDIX hydrolase encodes MARPAFRDDKEYYESLPGKRVSTCALIFYKNQLLLVQPSYSAGWILPGGTVEAEESPMDGLMREVRENLGINITPTHVLAIDYISNKDVKGEYLSFLFGTIDLSEKQAQNVVVSMMEIKNFKFVDIDVAYSMLVPAISRRVASALKAVSENYMMVYLEDGKIPPRDLPL; translated from the coding sequence ATGGCTAGACCCGCCTTTAGAGACGACAAAGAATATTATGAATCACTCCCCGGTAAACGCGTTAGCACCTGTGCCCTGATATTTTATAAAAACCAGCTGCTTTTAGTTCAACCCAGCTATTCTGCGGGATGGATCCTGCCTGGTGGCACGGTTGAGGCCGAGGAATCCCCAATGGATGGACTGATGCGAGAGGTTCGCGAAAATCTGGGAATTAACATCACCCCGACCCATGTCCTGGCGATCGATTACATCTCGAACAAAGACGTAAAAGGTGAATACTTGAGTTTTCTGTTCGGAACGATCGATTTAAGCGAGAAGCAGGCACAAAACGTTGTGGTGTCGATGATGGAAATTAAAAACTTTAAATTCGTCGATATCGACGTGGCTTATTCCATGTTAGTCCCGGCGATTTCTCGCCGGGTTGCCAGTGCACTGAAGGCTGTTTCTGAAAATTACATGATGGTGTATCTGGAGGACGGAAAGATTCCGCCCCGAGATTTACCTCTTTAA
- the hutU gene encoding urocanate hydratase, with product MSRVVKAPTGNKMVCKGWLQEAAYRMIQNNLDPSIAEHPENLVVYGGIGKAARNWECFDKILEALKELENDETLLVQSGKPIGILKTHEDAPRVLLANSNLVPKWATWEVFNELDKKGLMMYGQMTAGSWIYIGTQGIIQGTYESFVEAGRQYFNGDLKGRVILTAGLGGMGGAQPLAGVFAGACVLAVEIDPTRIQKRLETKYIDEVATDIDDAIARIKKYTAAGEAKSVALLGNMATVIHQLIDKGFTPDLLTDQTSAHDPLVGYIPEGYTVETAKTFREKDQTAYLKAAYDSMAKHVRGMLAMKDKGAVTFDYGNNLRARAQEAGVENAFDYPGFVPAFIRPLFCKGSGPFRWVALSGDPADIKVTDDAMRKLFPHKKDLLRWLDMAEERIAFQGLPARICWLEYGERAKAGAMLNQLVAEGKVKAPIVIGRDHLDCGSVASPNRETEAMKDGSDAVSDWALLNAMVNTACGATWVSLHHGGGVGMGYSQHAGQVIVADGTEKAARRLERVLTADPAMGVFRHLDAGYDLAKQTAKERGVNSCWL from the coding sequence ATGTCTCGCGTCGTTAAGGCCCCAACGGGTAACAAGATGGTTTGTAAAGGCTGGTTGCAAGAAGCCGCTTACCGCATGATCCAAAACAATTTGGATCCAAGCATCGCTGAACATCCAGAAAACTTGGTTGTTTATGGTGGTATCGGTAAAGCTGCTCGTAACTGGGAATGCTTCGATAAAATTCTGGAAGCACTTAAAGAACTGGAAAACGACGAAACTCTTTTGGTTCAATCTGGAAAACCCATCGGTATCTTGAAAACTCACGAAGACGCTCCAAGAGTTTTGCTTGCGAACTCGAACCTTGTTCCTAAGTGGGCTACTTGGGAAGTCTTCAACGAACTGGATAAAAAAGGTTTGATGATGTACGGCCAGATGACGGCGGGTTCATGGATCTATATCGGAACTCAAGGGATCATCCAAGGAACTTACGAATCCTTCGTTGAAGCTGGTCGCCAGTACTTCAATGGCGATTTGAAAGGCCGTGTGATCCTGACTGCTGGTTTGGGCGGTATGGGTGGAGCACAACCTCTTGCAGGAGTGTTTGCTGGCGCTTGCGTGCTTGCGGTTGAAATCGATCCAACTCGTATTCAAAAACGTCTTGAAACAAAATACATCGACGAAGTTGCGACAGATATCGACGATGCGATTGCTCGTATCAAAAAATACACCGCAGCGGGTGAAGCTAAATCCGTAGCTCTTCTTGGTAACATGGCGACAGTCATTCACCAATTGATCGACAAAGGTTTCACACCGGATCTTTTGACAGACCAAACATCTGCGCATGATCCGTTGGTGGGTTATATCCCTGAAGGTTACACTGTCGAGACAGCAAAAACTTTCCGTGAAAAAGATCAAACGGCTTACTTGAAAGCAGCTTACGATTCCATGGCGAAACATGTTCGCGGTATGCTTGCGATGAAAGACAAGGGAGCTGTTACTTTCGATTACGGAAATAACTTACGTGCCCGTGCTCAAGAAGCGGGTGTTGAAAATGCATTTGATTACCCAGGATTCGTTCCTGCTTTCATCCGTCCATTGTTCTGCAAAGGCTCGGGTCCATTCCGTTGGGTTGCACTTTCTGGTGATCCAGCTGATATCAAAGTGACTGACGATGCGATGAGAAAGCTATTCCCACACAAAAAAGATCTTCTTCGTTGGTTGGATATGGCTGAAGAGCGTATTGCGTTCCAAGGCCTTCCGGCGCGTATCTGCTGGCTTGAATACGGCGAGCGTGCGAAAGCGGGCGCGATGTTGAATCAGCTTGTGGCAGAGGGCAAAGTGAAAGCCCCGATCGTTATCGGTCGTGATCACTTGGATTGCGGTTCTGTGGCTTCACCAAATCGTGAAACAGAAGCGATGAAAGACGGTTCCGATGCAGTCAGTGACTGGGCATTGCTAAACGCCATGGTGAACACAGCTTGCGGAGCTACGTGGGTGAGCTTGCATCATGGTGGTGGTGTAGGCATGGGTTACAGCCAACATGCGGGCCAAGTTATCGTGGCAGACGGCACTGAAAAAGCCGCTCGCAGACTTGAGCGTGTATTAACTGCGGATCCAGCAATGGGTGTCTTCAGACATTTGGATGCTGGTTATGATCTTGCAAAACAAACTGCAAAAGAGCGCGGCGTAAATAGCTGCTGGTTGTAG
- a CDS encoding ABC transporter substrate-binding protein, giving the protein MSHKIVFTTLLASLSLAPLSFANAQAKGAPDVVRVGNLKFAHYGAISYMSEYCGKYNLKVQERVFAKGIDIMPAIIAGEIDVAASAADAAIAGRASKVPIYAIAGFAEGGARIVAGKDSKITSVKDFKGKKVGVARGGAQELLLLAELAKNNLTWSDKPGKDVTIVYMAFADLNQALAAKQIDAMAQSEPQSSQAINKGWGTELLKPYDTEMGKPIRTLVMTEKMYNEKKPVAERFVKCFVEVTQLFMDKPEIAEKFVVEKMFKGQITNQDFKDAIGNSPYVYHLTAEHIQITTDFMQKFGVGRMQNPPKATDWVKLDLLEDAKKSLGVK; this is encoded by the coding sequence ATGTCTCACAAGATTGTTTTCACCACGCTTTTAGCTTCACTTTCATTAGCTCCCTTAAGTTTCGCAAATGCTCAAGCCAAAGGCGCACCTGATGTGGTGCGAGTGGGAAATTTGAAATTTGCGCACTATGGTGCCATCAGTTACATGTCGGAATACTGCGGTAAATATAATTTGAAAGTTCAAGAGCGCGTGTTTGCAAAAGGTATCGATATCATGCCAGCGATTATCGCTGGAGAAATCGATGTTGCGGCTAGTGCAGCTGATGCTGCCATCGCGGGTCGTGCTAGCAAAGTTCCTATTTACGCGATTGCAGGATTCGCTGAGGGTGGCGCTCGTATCGTTGCGGGTAAAGATTCCAAGATCACCTCTGTCAAAGATTTCAAAGGTAAAAAAGTCGGTGTGGCCCGCGGGGGAGCGCAAGAATTATTGCTTTTGGCAGAGCTTGCGAAAAACAATCTGACTTGGTCCGATAAACCAGGCAAAGACGTGACGATTGTCTACATGGCCTTTGCCGATTTGAATCAGGCATTGGCTGCGAAACAAATCGATGCCATGGCGCAAAGTGAGCCGCAGTCTTCCCAAGCCATCAACAAAGGCTGGGGAACTGAATTGTTGAAACCCTACGATACAGAAATGGGTAAACCAATTCGTACGCTGGTCATGACCGAAAAAATGTATAACGAGAAAAAGCCGGTCGCTGAAAGATTTGTAAAATGCTTTGTCGAAGTGACTCAGCTTTTCATGGATAAACCAGAGATCGCTGAAAAATTCGTTGTCGAAAAAATGTTTAAAGGTCAGATCACAAATCAGGATTTTAAAGATGCTATCGGCAACTCTCCCTATGTGTATCACTTAACTGCAGAGCACATTCAAATCACGACAGACTTTATGCAAAAATTCGGTGTGGGTCGTATGCAAAATCCCCCGAAAGCAACGGACTGGGTGAAGCTTGATTTGTTGGAAGATGCGAAAAAATCTTTGGGTGTGAAATAG